Below is a window of Hydrogenimonas sp. SS33 DNA.
TAGATCTGGAGAAAGAGCAGATAGAGCAGGTCGAAAACCGTGACACTGACGACGGCGATAAGCGTCCGGTTCCGTAGCAGATAGCTGATTTTTGGGTCGAAAAGGGTATAGGTGACGATCATGGCGCTCCAGATGCCGTAGAGCGGAAGGTTCCAGACCGACTCGAAAACGACGGCATAGAGCATCCAGGCGAAGACCCCATAGAAATCCCTCTTCTCGAGCGCCTCACGCCATTTGACATAGGCGAAGCCCAGAAGCGGCGGCAGCAGCGGATAGAGTGACATCAGCGTCGGGTAGAGGAGCAGGAGCCCCGTCCACCCCAGCGCGGATGTCAGAGTTTTCTGATGAGAGAGATTTCGTTGCAGATCGGAAAATGTATGCATTTGATGCAGTCCGCCCAGATTTTGTGTTCGGGAATCGACTCTTTGGGAATCTCCCGAAATCCGAGACGCTCGAAAAAAGTTCCCATATAGGTGAGTGTCAGAATTTCGCGCAGCCCCAGGGCTTTTCCTTCCCTGATCGTCTCCTCCACCAGGCGGCTGCCGATGCGGTGGTGCCTGAACCCCTCCCGGACAATGAGGCTTCTTACCTCTCCCAGCCGCACGGAATGGATATGCAGCGCCACATACCCGACGATGGCGCCCTCCTCCTTCTCACGCGCAATGGTGTAGGAGCGTATGTTGGTGGCCAGTTCGTCGTCGCTTCGCGGCAGGATGATCCCCTCTTCCACCTCTTTTCGGACGATGGCCTGCATTTCGGGAATGTCGGTCAGAAGCGGCTTTTCGTAGATTACGGGCACGGTGCCCCCTTGATGACGATATCAAAGATTAGCCGCTCCAGCCGTTCGACCCCTTTTCGCTTCAGATTCGAAACGACGATCGCCCCCGGATGGTCCCGAAGAAGGTGTCCCATCTCCTTCTGGTTCAGTTTGTCCGACTTGGTGAAGACTTCCAGATAACATTGGTCGGGCCCGATGAATCCGGCAATATAGTCTTTCACTTCGTTGTCGATCTGCTCGTCGGGATGGCGCGCGTCGCGCAGATGGATGAAGAGCCGGATCGTCCGGC
It encodes the following:
- a CDS encoding N-acetyltransferase; amino-acid sequence: MQAIVRKEVEEGIILPRSDDELATNIRSYTIAREKEEGAIVGYVALHIHSVRLGEVRSLIVREGFRHHRIGSRLVEETIREGKALGLREILTLTYMGTFFERLGFREIPKESIPEHKIWADCIKCIHFPICNEISLIRKL